Part of the Aurantiacibacter aquimixticola genome, ATCGAGCCGCCTGTACGCCTGATCGAGCGTATGGCCATGCAGATCGAGCGTGAAGTCGGGTTCTGTCGAAGGGCGCGCAAGGCGGCGCTCCCAGTGCGAATCGAGGCCAGTGCGATCATCTTTCGGCGAAGTATGTGGGGGCTGGGAACGCGGTGATACGCGCGAGGCGCGTACCTCTGCGGTCGGTGCCTCCCTGCGGGGCGCTGGATCGAGCGGGACGGCACTTGCGCTACGGGTGCCGGTCAGCGGTTCGACGGTGCTGGCCAGCCGTTCCCAGACCGCCTGCTCTTCGGCAGACAGCCCTCTCGGCGAGCTCATCGCGCAAGGCGAGCGGCAGCCTCGCGCGGCAGCAGCACCACCGCGCTGCCCCGCCCGCTCATGCCACCGGCGATTTCGCGCGCATCCTCGCCCGCGCCCCAGAAGGTGTCGAAGCGGTTCGGTCCCTTGATCGCGCCGCCCGTGTCCTGTGCGATCCACAATCCGTCCGCGACATCGCGATCGAGGTCGAGGAGCACGGGCGCACCATAGGGGACATAGCGCGGATCGACCGCGACGGAGGCTTCGCGCACCACCGGGACCCCGATACTGCCGAGTGGGCCGATCTGCGCGTCCGGTCCAATCAATTCGCGGAAGAACACCCAGCTCTCATTCTCGCGCATGATCGCGCGGCCTTGTGCCGGATGATCGCGCAGATACTGGACGATACCCTGCATGGAAGTGGCGTAAGGTGTGCCGTCACCGATCAGCCCACGCTGCCTCATCAGCGCGCCGATGCCGGTATAGCCGTGCCCGTTCTGGTTGGCATAGCCGATGCGCATGACCTCACCCGTATCGGTGACGAGGCGGCCCGAGCCCTGTATCTGCAGGAAGAAGAATTCGATCGGGTCGCTCGCATAGCCGATGATCGGCGTGGCGTTCCCTTCGAGCGCGCCGTCCTCGATCTCGGCGCGCGTGAAATGCTCGATGCAGCGGCCATCGGGCAGGCGGCGGCTGAGCGGCGCGCGTCCGTCGCGCTCGCTTTCGGCCATGTCGTCGCGCCAGCAGCGCTCCAGATCGGGCGGGACGCCGTATACCGGGACATCGCTGGCGGAGCGTCGCTGGCGGCCGCCGCGTATCTCGGGTTCGAAATAGCCGGTTGCGAAAGCCTGACCCTCGCCAACGCGCACAGGCGTGAAATAGCTGGCGAAGAACCGCGACGCGTCGCGTTCCGGCCAGCTTGCCGCGGCATCGCAGGAAAGCTGCCAGTCGCTCATTCGCGTAAGGCCCGATACGTCCTCTCGCCGCAGCGCCACGGGGCAGGATCGGCGAAAGGCCCTCAGCGCAGCCGCGGCGTCGGCCTGGCGCGGGGCGATGGCGGAAAGCGGCAGCGCAATCACGCCGAGCGCCGCCGCGGTCGAAGGCACCGGCCCGGCGGTCGCAGGCACGTCGCCGGCAGGTATCATCGGCCCGCACGCGGAAAGCGTGGCGATGGCGCAAAGCGAAAGGAGGCGGCGCAGTATGGTCACGCCGCGCTGGCTATCAAGCCGCGTCGGTCTCGTCGAGCAGCCAGTTCGGATCGTCGCTGCGGGTATCGCGGCTGAAGGTCCAGATGTCGCGGCTCTCGATCGCATCGTCGAGCGAACCGGCGATGACATTGCCGTCCTTGTCGCGGGTGACGCTGGCGATATCGGCGACGAACCGCACTGCGATGCGCGCGATCCGACCATCAAGCACGGCCGAATGCACGGTCTCGTCCTC contains:
- a CDS encoding Smr/MutS family protein, with translation MSSPRGLSAEEQAVWERLASTVEPLTGTRSASAVPLDPAPRREAPTAEVRASRVSPRSQPPHTSPKDDRTGLDSHWERRLARPSTEPDFTLDLHGHTLDQAYRRLDSGLTQAKAMGARLVLVVTGKPRPVDAADRGSKRGAIRAKILDWLAAGSHSSDIAAIRKAHRRHGGEGALYLVLKRRR
- a CDS encoding murein transglycosylase A is translated as MLRRLLSLCAIATLSACGPMIPAGDVPATAGPVPSTAAALGVIALPLSAIAPRQADAAAALRAFRRSCPVALRREDVSGLTRMSDWQLSCDAAASWPERDASRFFASYFTPVRVGEGQAFATGYFEPEIRGGRQRRSASDVPVYGVPPDLERCWRDDMAESERDGRAPLSRRLPDGRCIEHFTRAEIEDGALEGNATPIIGYASDPIEFFFLQIQGSGRLVTDTGEVMRIGYANQNGHGYTGIGALMRQRGLIGDGTPYATSMQGIVQYLRDHPAQGRAIMRENESWVFFRELIGPDAQIGPLGSIGVPVVREASVAVDPRYVPYGAPVLLDLDRDVADGLWIAQDTGGAIKGPNRFDTFWGAGEDAREIAGGMSGRGSAVVLLPREAAARLAR